The Campylobacter concisus DNA segment AAATGGCAGAAAAAAGAAAATATTCACGTAAATATTGCAAATTTACAGAAGCAAAAATTGATTTTATAGATTATAAAGATACTTCTCTTTTAAAGTATTGTTTATCAGAGAGATTTAAAATAATGCCAAGGCGTTTAACTGGCACATCAAAAAG contains these protein-coding regions:
- the rpsR gene encoding 30S ribosomal protein S18; translated protein: MAEKRKYSRKYCKFTEAKIDFIDYKDTSLLKYCLSERFKIMPRRLTGTSKRHQEMVEKAIKRARHAAIIPYIVDRKDVVSNPFDGL